A section of the Ruania halotolerans genome encodes:
- a CDS encoding MarR family winged helix-turn-helix transcriptional regulator, with translation MPAVHPASLDIATLAWLTGSAANDYLLERLHRLGHQGVRTSHGYVIQHLIDGGPTVTELAAHLGVTQQAASKYVRELESLGYVQRAADADDARVRRLSLTERGHELVTDSRQARTELEYALVERAGASAVTQAGTVLSHLLDLVHGTDGVTRRATRPPQP, from the coding sequence ATGCCTGCCGTCCACCCCGCGTCCCTCGACATCGCCACCCTCGCCTGGCTGACCGGATCGGCCGCCAACGACTACCTGCTCGAGCGGCTGCACCGCCTCGGCCATCAGGGCGTGCGGACGTCGCACGGCTACGTCATCCAGCACCTGATCGACGGCGGGCCCACCGTGACCGAGCTGGCGGCTCATCTGGGCGTCACTCAGCAGGCCGCGTCCAAGTACGTGCGAGAGCTCGAGAGCCTCGGGTACGTGCAGCGCGCAGCCGACGCCGACGATGCGCGAGTCCGGAGGCTGTCGCTGACCGAGCGCGGGCACGAACTCGTCACCGACAGTCGCCAGGCTCGGACCGAACTGGAGTACGCCCTCGTCGAGCGAGCCGGAGCCAGTGCCGTGACGCAGGCCGGAACTGTGCTCAGCCACCTGCTCGATCTGGTCCACGGCACCGACGGCGTCACCCGCCGTGCCACACGCCCGCCGCAGCCGTAG
- a CDS encoding nuclear transport factor 2 family protein: MRTQNEADAPPTTASESEPFTVLRRLHEALESGGHGEQLRELFAPEAELVERPNVLKPDGATATVGDMIAASTAGASLLAVQRYAVHACVTAGDEVAVRLTWEGEVAADAGPFRRGQMLTAHIAQFATVQDGRIVRLETFDCYEPFDR; encoded by the coding sequence ATGAGAACTCAGAACGAAGCCGATGCGCCGCCGACGACTGCATCCGAGAGTGAGCCGTTCACCGTGCTCCGCAGGCTCCACGAGGCGCTGGAATCCGGAGGACATGGAGAGCAGTTGCGTGAGCTCTTCGCGCCGGAGGCAGAGCTGGTGGAGCGACCGAATGTGCTCAAACCGGATGGAGCCACAGCGACCGTCGGGGACATGATCGCCGCATCCACGGCTGGGGCGTCACTGCTCGCTGTGCAGCGCTACGCGGTGCACGCATGTGTGACAGCGGGGGATGAGGTGGCGGTCCGCCTGACCTGGGAGGGTGAGGTGGCAGCCGACGCCGGCCCGTTCCGTCGCGGGCAGATGCTCACCGCTCATATCGCCCAGTTCGCGACAGTTCAGGACGGGCGGATCGTTCGTCTGGAGACCTTCGACTGCTACGAGCCGTTCGATCGGTAG
- a CDS encoding metallophosphoesterase, giving the protein MSSSTPSGPARGALTAVGAVAAVGLGVLGWSLLEARAYTVRQVRIPILAPTAPEIRLLHISDLHLLPRQHRTIAWLRSLAALEPDLVVNTGDNMAHRRALPAVLHALEPLLTRPGAFVMGSNDYFGPQAKNPARYLLADPRRPDSGDQPPENLPGRELGKAFSAAGWRDLTNRRDTLTVRGVEFELVGVDDPHLDRDSFPAREDAPSDASAAVRLGVAHAPYQRVLNTMHADGCEVILAGHTHGGQLCVPGYGALVTNCDLDTSRASGLSGWPGTAGDPGSAWLHVSNGIGTSPYTPVRFACRPSVTLVTLTSRT; this is encoded by the coding sequence ATGTCTTCCTCAACTCCGTCAGGCCCCGCCCGGGGCGCCCTCACCGCGGTAGGTGCCGTGGCTGCCGTCGGACTCGGTGTGCTCGGCTGGTCCCTTCTCGAAGCTCGGGCCTACACCGTGCGCCAGGTGCGGATCCCGATCCTGGCGCCCACGGCGCCGGAGATCCGGCTACTGCACATCTCGGACCTGCACCTGCTCCCCCGCCAGCACCGCACGATCGCATGGCTGCGCAGTTTGGCGGCACTCGAACCGGATCTGGTGGTCAACACCGGCGACAACATGGCGCACCGCCGCGCCTTGCCCGCGGTGCTGCACGCACTTGAGCCACTCCTGACTCGCCCTGGCGCATTCGTGATGGGCTCCAACGACTACTTCGGCCCGCAGGCGAAAAACCCAGCCCGATACCTCCTCGCCGACCCTCGCCGACCGGACTCTGGCGATCAACCCCCGGAGAATCTGCCTGGGCGGGAGCTGGGCAAGGCGTTCTCCGCCGCCGGGTGGCGAGACCTGACGAATCGGCGCGACACGCTCACCGTTCGAGGCGTCGAGTTCGAGCTGGTCGGAGTCGACGATCCACACCTGGACCGGGACAGCTTCCCTGCTCGCGAGGACGCCCCTTCCGATGCGAGCGCGGCGGTGCGGCTGGGCGTCGCACACGCGCCCTACCAGCGGGTGCTGAACACGATGCACGCGGACGGATGCGAGGTGATCCTCGCCGGTCACACGCACGGCGGGCAACTGTGCGTGCCCGGCTACGGAGCTCTGGTGACCAATTGCGACCTCGACACCAGCCGCGCTAGTGGGCTCAGCGGGTGGCCCGGGACTGCCGGCGATCCCGGTTCTGCATGGCTGCATGTGAGCAACGGGATCGGCACCAGCCCATACACGCCCGTGCGATTCGCGTGCCGGCCGAGCGTCACCCTGGTGACCCTCACTTCGCGAACCTGA